In Carya illinoinensis cultivar Pawnee chromosome 10, C.illinoinensisPawnee_v1, whole genome shotgun sequence, one DNA window encodes the following:
- the LOC122279375 gene encoding uncharacterized protein LOC122279375 isoform X2, producing MGKAEDEHAVQPGSGPQSSDQNEQTQWCGGGGYGNCGFGWCFGGVRRLIGLRCLFVLLFATAAFLSAIFWLPPFLQFADQRDLDLDPKFKDHDIVASFYLKKPFYLLEDNISQLKEDIWNEIGFPNTKIVILSLEYKDGSNTTKVVFGVDPDAKYSEISQTTQSLIRESFAFLVLRQYSLRLTTSLFGEPFLFEVLKFPGGITIIPYQRAFLLQKVQILFNFTLNFSIYEIQSNFDELRSQLKSGLHLAPYELLQVFFLLLNGHFLCSCLLYYIYNREAFSILVKVTSLVVYRQDRISQLDKLEKFRECKLRKGRASHRSGMHVGFMRVNI from the exons ATGGGAAAGGCCGAGGATGAACACGCGGTGCAGCCCGGATCGGGTCCTCAGTCGTCGGACCAGAATGAGCAGACCCAGTGGTGTGGCGGTGGTGGTTATGGGAACTGTGGCTTTGGGTGGTGTTTTGGTGGGGTTCGGAGGCTCATTGGGCTCCGATGCCTCTTCGTCCTGCTGTTCGCCACCGCTGCCTTCCTCTCTGCCATCTTTTGGCTGCCCCCGTTTCTTCAGTTCGCAGATCAGCGGGATCTAGATCTTGATCCAAAGTTCAAAG ATCATGATATAGTAGCAAGTTTTTATCTTAAGAAGCCATTTTATTTGCTCGAAGACAATATCTCACAGCTCAAGGAAGACATTTGGAATGAGATAGGCTTTCCAAACACCAAA ATTGTTATTTTATCTCTGGAATACAAAGACGGATCAAACACAACAAAGGTTGTATTTGGGGTCGATCCTGATGCAAAATATTCTGAAATATCCCAAACTACCCAAAGTTTGATCAGGGAAAGTTTTGCTTTTCTGGTCTTACGACAATATTCTCTCCGCCTGACTACATCCCTATTTGGGGAACCATTTCTTTTTGAGGTGCTAAAATTCCCAGGAGGAATTACTATAATCCCCTATCAGAGGGCATTTCTTTTGCAGAAAGTACAAATCCTTTTCAATTTTACCTTAAACTTCTCCATCTATGAAATACAATCAAATTTTGATGAACTGAGGAGCCAGCTGAAGTCGGGATTACATCTGGCACCCTATGAG CTTCTGCAGGTTTTCTTCTTACTGCTCAATGGACATTTTCTCTGTTCCTGTCTCTtgtattacatttataacagaGAAGCATTCTCTATTCTAGTTAAAGTCACTTCTCTGGTCGTCTACAGACAGGATCGCATCTCTCAACTGGACAAGTTGGAGAAGTTCCGCGAGTGTAAGCTACGCAAAGGGCGTGCTTCACATCGGAGTGGGATGCATGTTGGTTTTATGCGTGTAaatatttga
- the LOC122279375 gene encoding uncharacterized protein LOC122279375 isoform X1 yields the protein MGKAEDEHAVQPGSGPQSSDQNEQTQWCGGGGYGNCGFGWCFGGVRRLIGLRCLFVLLFATAAFLSAIFWLPPFLQFADQRDLDLDPKFKDHDIVASFYLKKPFYLLEDNISQLKEDIWNEIGFPNTKIVILSLEYKDGSNTTKVVFGVDPDAKYSEISQTTQSLIRESFAFLVLRQYSLRLTTSLFGEPFLFEVLKFPGGITIIPYQRAFLLQKVQILFNFTLNFSIYEIQSNFDELRSQLKSGLHLAPYENLYVSLSNSKGSTVAAPTVVQSSVVLAVGNTPSTQRLKQLAQTITGSHSGNLGLNNTVFGRVKQVRLSSILQHSLHGGDGSGTSPSPAPLPHPHHNHHHHHHHHHRDTHLAPTISPAPSIDRGVRATPNGAPTPRVASPAPKRSVPAPEKSYGAKPPGCQLGNGRSSKGYARKHPHLAPTVAPYISHYPAASPQAQVVSPAPISHTSPTTSPLPSVVFAHVQPPSKSESDLEHSNPMPQLAPSPSSSSAGFLLTAQWTFSLFLSLVLHL from the exons ATGGGAAAGGCCGAGGATGAACACGCGGTGCAGCCCGGATCGGGTCCTCAGTCGTCGGACCAGAATGAGCAGACCCAGTGGTGTGGCGGTGGTGGTTATGGGAACTGTGGCTTTGGGTGGTGTTTTGGTGGGGTTCGGAGGCTCATTGGGCTCCGATGCCTCTTCGTCCTGCTGTTCGCCACCGCTGCCTTCCTCTCTGCCATCTTTTGGCTGCCCCCGTTTCTTCAGTTCGCAGATCAGCGGGATCTAGATCTTGATCCAAAGTTCAAAG ATCATGATATAGTAGCAAGTTTTTATCTTAAGAAGCCATTTTATTTGCTCGAAGACAATATCTCACAGCTCAAGGAAGACATTTGGAATGAGATAGGCTTTCCAAACACCAAA ATTGTTATTTTATCTCTGGAATACAAAGACGGATCAAACACAACAAAGGTTGTATTTGGGGTCGATCCTGATGCAAAATATTCTGAAATATCCCAAACTACCCAAAGTTTGATCAGGGAAAGTTTTGCTTTTCTGGTCTTACGACAATATTCTCTCCGCCTGACTACATCCCTATTTGGGGAACCATTTCTTTTTGAGGTGCTAAAATTCCCAGGAGGAATTACTATAATCCCCTATCAGAGGGCATTTCTTTTGCAGAAAGTACAAATCCTTTTCAATTTTACCTTAAACTTCTCCATCTATGAAATACAATCAAATTTTGATGAACTGAGGAGCCAGCTGAAGTCGGGATTACATCTGGCACCCTATGAG AACTTGTATGTTAGCCTATCAAATTCAAAAGGTTCAACGGTGGCTGCTCCCACAGTTGTGCAGTCATCCGTTGTCCTGGCTGTTGGGAATACTCCTTCAACTCAAAGATTAAAGCAACTGGCTCAAACCATTACTGGGTCTCATTCAGGAAACCTTGGCCTGAATAACACTGTATTTGGTAGGGTCAAGCAAGTTCGTCTATCATCTATCTTGCAACACTCCCTCCATGGCGGCGATGGCAGTGGCACCTCACCTTCGCCTGCACCGCTGCCTCATCCCCACCACAACCAccatcaccatcatcatcaccatcacCGTGATACCCATCTGGCTCCTACAATTTCTCCTGCTCCTTCAATTGATAGGGGTGTACGTGCAACTCCAAATGGTGCACCTACACCCAGGGTTGCTTCTCCTGCCCCAAAGAGAAGTGTGCCTGCACCTGAGAAAAGTTATGGAGCAAAGCCTCCTGGTTGCCAACTTGGAAATGGAAGGAGTTCTAAAGGGTATGCCAGAAAGCACCCTCACTTAGCCCCTACTGTTGCACCATATATTTCTCATTATCCTGCAGCGTCGCCACAAGCGCAAGTAGTCTCACCAGCACCCATTTCTCATACAAGTCCTACTACTAGTCCTTTGCCAAGTGTGGTTTTTGCTCATGTTCAGCCCCCATCAAAGAGTGAATCAGATTTAGAACATTCCAACCCTATGCCACAACTTGCGCCATCGCCATCTTCAT CTTCTGCAGGTTTTCTTCTTACTGCTCAATGGACATTTTCTCTGTTCCTGTCTCTtgtattacatttataa
- the LOC122279764 gene encoding probable E3 ubiquitin-protein ligase RHC1A has protein sequence MSSGRNTHWCYRCRQPVRLRGRDEVCDNCNGGFIQELDDMVHINPFDLLGLDIDDDHDRRSGLTEAFSAVMRHRLADRSHSHDIRGFRARSDSVPEHASGVGPLLIFGGQIPIRLSGNGGLEALLNGTPGIGLTRGNAGDYFIGPGLEELFEQLSANDRRGPLPASRPSIDAMPTIKIAQRHLGSDSHCPVCKDKFELGSEARQMPCNHIYHSDCIVPWLIQHNSCPVCRQELPPRGMNSGRSTNNRSRSSTYISNAEGRENSRDNQGRRNPLSYLWPFRTSNSSSNHNGTAGSSSPTIRDNNQQLGYSGWPFD, from the coding sequence ATGTCAAGTGGAAGAAACACCCATTGGTGTTACCGGTGCAGGCAACCAGTTCGACTGCGGGGACGAGATGAAGTGTGCGACAATTGTAATGGAGGATTTATTCAAGAACTTGATGATATGGTGCACATCAACCCATTTGATTTACTTGGACTGGATATTGATGACGATCATGACAGGAGGTCAGGACTTACGGAAGCTTTCTCAGCTGTTATGAGGCATCGATTGGCAGACAGGAGCCATAGCCATGACATCAGAGGCTTCAGAGCTAGATCAGATTCAGTTCCGGAACATGCTTCTGGTGTGGGTCCTTTGCTGATTTTTGGGGGTCAAATTCCTATTAGATTGTCTGGAAATGGTGGGCTTGAAGCTCTTTTAAATGGGACTCCCGGGATTGGTCTTACGCGGGGTAATGCAGGTGATTATTTTATAGGCCCTGGACTGGAAGAGCTGTTTGAACAGCTTTCGGCTAATGATCGGAGAGGTCCTCTCCCGGCATCTAGACCTTCAATTGATGCGATGCCAACTATTAAGATCGCACAGAGGCATCTTGGTTCTGATTCACACTGTCCTGTATGCAAAGATAAATTTGAGCTAGGGTCTGAAGCAAGGCAAATGCCATGTAATCATATATATCACTCAGACTGTATTGTCCCATGGCTAATCCAGCACAATTCATGCCCTGTATGCCGCCAAGAGCTGCCACCACGAGGAATGAATAGTGGCCGTAGTACAAATAATCGAAGTCGAAGCAGCACTTATATTAGTAATGCTGAGGGAAGGGAGAATAGTAGGGATAATCAAGGAAGAAGGAATCCGCTCTCTTATCTGTGGCCATTTCGCACATCTAATTCGAGCTCTAATCATAATGGAACTGCTGGAAGCAGCTCTCCAACTATTCGTGACAACAACCAGCAGCTGGGTTATTCTGGGTGGCCTTTTGACTAA
- the LOC122279770 gene encoding uncharacterized protein LOC122279770 isoform X2, with amino-acid sequence MTGCPLTWMQSLRSMMMKKTVLTFVVLFRAELSETRDSGFHLRFLLVNLLGWFTGLISGLGFQVPKLRSVCLHGDWRVTMISGEDFFILSLMEYVRLTRMEILFYFCLGFEFYLSVPVVITLKVYVYDGVYAHKDTVEGAKEHTDITSLLRIGETLKTREDTFTRSVAARVPMRSPSTGGSSGASMGIGWGGPTKEDNWRKSRDRTSTPGSRTGQLCRNIR; translated from the exons ATGACAGGGTGCCCGTTGACGTGGATGCAGTCCTTGAGGTcgatgatgatgaagaagacGGTACTCACTTTCGTGGTGTTATTTAGGGCTGAACTTTCTGAAACTCGGGATTCTGGGTTTCATTTGCGTTTTCTTTTGGTGAATTTGCTGGGGTGGTTTACTGGATTGATTAGTGGGTTGGGATTCCAAGTCCCCAAATTGCGGTCCGTTTGTTTGCATGGAGATTGGAGAGTAACAATGATTTCTGGGgaagatttttttattctttctttaatgGAGTATGTTCGGTTGACGAGaatggaaattttattttatttttgtctcgggtttgaattttatttatcagTCCCAGTCGTCATAACTCTCAAAGTTTATGTTTATGATGGAGTTTATGCTCACAAGGACACAGTAGAAGGTGCAAAGGAGCACACGGACATCACAAGTTTACTTCGTATCGGGGAGACATTGAAAACTAGGGAGGACACGTTTACGAG GTCAGTCGCTGCCAGGGTGCCAATGCGAAGCCCTTCAACTGGGGGCAGTTCGGGGGCATCCATGGGTATTGGCTGGGGTGGTCCAACAAAGGAGGATAATTGGAGAAAGTCCAGGGATCGTACTTCTACTCCTGGTTCAAGAACAGGTCAACTCTGCAGAAACATAAGAT GA
- the LOC122279770 gene encoding uncharacterized protein LOC122279770 isoform X3 produces MTGCPLTWMQSLRSMMMKKTDKMITEMAVAEMDIPVGCLGHMVGVVEAHITVAEEVIPAMRHDSGYDDTKWDSAFKDGEDGWGDLPGGKIQSHLAGRPSQVVGGTRGSDRGGSSWGGDGASGGGRGHWSGVACQCK; encoded by the exons ATGACAGGGTGCCCGTTGACGTGGATGCAGTCCTTGAGGTcgatgatgatgaagaagacG GACAAAATGATCACAGAAATGGCAGTGGCTGAGATGGACATCCCAGTGGGTTGCCTAGGCCATATGGTGGGCGTGGTCGAGGCTCATATAACAGTAGCAGAGGAAGTAATTCCAGCAATGAGACATGATTCCGGTTATGATGATACTAAATGGGATTCAGCTTTCAAGGATGGGGAAGATGGTTGGGGTGATCTTCCAGGTGGTAAAATTCAAAGTCACCTGGCAGGGAGGCCTTCCCAGGTGGTTGGGGGCACCAGGGGAAGCGACAGAGGTGGTAGTAGTTGGGGTGGTGATGGAGCTAGTGGTGGTGGCAGAGGACATTGGAGTGGTGTGGCGTGCCAGTGCAAATGA
- the LOC122278306 gene encoding protein kinase and PP2C-like domain-containing protein isoform X1: MGLEIAEPNTCIRGCCTSKSIPLHLPPSSYALLSPIARGAESVVYAATLYGRKVAVKKPILSTSEDIDKFHKELQLLCMLDHPGLATLVAAHAKPPNYMFFFEFYEHLNLAEKVHAEEWSPGIDQVLTITVRLAKALQYLHNLGIVHRDVKPANILLDKNLFPHLADFGLAEYQKDLKGVSVENWRSTGKPTGGFHKKNMVGTLIYMAPEILTKKIHTEKSDVYSFGISINELITGIVPYTDLRAEAQAHTVLEMNYTEQQLTAAVVSGGLRPVLAGPELGAPSSLLSLIQRCWDANPQSRPSFNDVVVELELILEHRKTAKDMTLGEAAGSHDDHLMDNINSLRTYQESINWSTQGEHFSRIASCDTESGLRVWLDNSNDPLAYYPVLSWGSFASCGRRETMEDTHFLMPHMCNEKDIHVFGIFDGHRGAAAAEFSARALPGFLQSFGSTSSPSKALLEAFVKTDVAFRDELDSYRKSKRGTQKDWHPGCTAVAALIVRSKLFVANAGDCRTVLCRAGHPIVLTKDHVASCFEERERVVNAGGQVKWQVDTWRVGPAALQVTRSIGDDDLKPAVTAEPEITETDLSGEDEFLVMASDGLWDVVSNSDVINIIRDTVKEPGMCAKRLATEAAERGSKDNITVIVVFLRPVSTAERIY; encoded by the exons atggggctGGAGATTGCGGAGCCAAACACGTGCATCAGAGGTTGCTGTACAAGCAAATCGATCCCTCTGCATCTCCCACCTTCCTCGTATGCTCTCCTATCCCCAATTGCCCGCG GGGCGGAGAGTGTTGTGTATGCAGCAACTTTGTATGGTAGAAAGGTTGCTGTGAAGAAACCCATCTTGTCTACTTCTGAAGACATTGACAAGTTCCATAAAGAGCTCCAGTTGttatg TATGCTAGATCATCCGGGATTAGCAACACTGGTTGCAGCGCATGCCAAGCCACCCAACTACATGTTCTTCTTCGAATTCTATGAACATCTGAATCTCGCAGAGAAAGTACATGCAGAAGAATGGAGTCCTGGTATCGATCAAGTGCTCACGATCACTGTCCGTTTAG CAAAGGCTTTGCAATATCTGCATAACCTCGGGATCGTACATAGGGATGTGAAACCAGCAAATATTCTT CTTGACAAAAACCTGTTTCCGCACCTAGCAGATTTTGGTTTGGCAGAATACCAAAAAGATTTGAAAGGCGTTTCTGTTGAGAACTGGAGATCAACTGGCAAGCCAACTGGTggttttcacaaaaaaaatatggttGGGACGCTCATATATATGGCACCTGAAATCTTAACGAAGAAGATCCATACAGAAAAATCAGATGTCTACAGTTTTGGCATATCAATCAA TGAGCTTATTACTGGCATTGTCCCATATACTGATCTTCGTGCAGAGGCACAG GCCCACACAGTGCTGGAGATGAACTATACTGAGCAGCAACTTACAGCAGCTGTGGTTTCTGGTGGATTGAGACCAGTACTTGCTGGTCCAGAGTTGGGTGCTCCATCAAGTCTCCTCTCACTGATACAGAGGTGCTGGGATGCAAATCCTCAGAGTAGACCTTCTTTCAATGACGTAGTTGTTGAACTTGAGTTGATTTTAGAACACAGAAAGACAGCAAAGGATATGACACTGGGTGAAGCTGCTGGTTCTCATGATGATCACCTAATGGACAACATCAACAGCCTCCGAACTTATCAAGAGAGTATCAACTGGTCCACACAGGGAGAACATTTCTCCCGGATAGCTTCTTGTGACACTGAATCTGGTTTGAGAGTCTGGCTTGATAATTCAAATGATCCTCTGGCATACTATCCTGTACTTTCTTGGGGGTCCTTTGCTTCATGTGGCCGAAGAGAAACCATGGAGGATACACATTTTCTTATGCCCCATATGTGCAACGAAAAGGATATCCATGTTTTTGGCATCTTTGATGGCCATAGAG GTGCAGCAGCTGCTGAGTTTTCTGCTCGAGCTTTGCCAGGATTCTTGCAAAGTTTTGGTTCCACGAGCAG TCCTTCAAAAGCATTATTGGAAGCATTCGTTAAGACAGATGTTGCATTTAGAGATGAGCTAGATTCTTATCGTAAATCCAAGAGAGGTACTCAGAAAGACTGGCATCCTGGTTGCACTGCAGTTGCTGCTCTTATAGTTAGAAGCAAGCTTTTTGTTGCTAATGCTGGTGATTGCCGGACAGTATTATGTCGGGCTGGTCACCCCATTGTTCTAACCAAG GATCATGTTGCTAGCTGCTTTGAGGAGAGAGAGCGTGTTGTTAATGCAGGAGGACAAGTCAAATGGCAAGTTGATACATGGAGGGTTGGTCCTGCTGCTCTCCAG GTCACTCGCTCCATCGGAGATGATGATCTGAAGCCTGCTGTAACTGCAGAACCTGAGATAACTGAAACAGATCTGTCTGGAGAGGATGAATTCTTG GTAATGGCTAGCGATGGACTCTGGGATGTTGTGAGCAACTCAGATGTTATAAACATAATTAGAGACACAGTCAAAGAGCCTGGAATGTGCGCCAAGAGATTGGCAACAGAGGCTGCAGAGCGAGGCAGCAAAGACAACATCACTGTAATTGTCGTCTTCCTGCGTCCTGTGTCTACTGCAGAGAGGATCTACTag
- the LOC122279770 gene encoding uncharacterized protein LOC122279770 isoform X1, with protein MTGCPLTWMQSLRSMMMKKTVLTFVVLFRAELSETRDSGFHLRFLLVNLLGWFTGLISGLGFQVPKLRSVCLHGDWRVTMISGEDFFILSLMEYVRLTRMEILFYFCLGFEFYLSVPVVITLKVYVYDGVYAHKDTVEGAKEHTDITSLLRIGETLKTREDTFTRSVAARVPMRSPSTGGSSGASMGIGWGGPTKEDNWRKSRDRTSTPGSRTGQNDHRNGSG; from the exons ATGACAGGGTGCCCGTTGACGTGGATGCAGTCCTTGAGGTcgatgatgatgaagaagacGGTACTCACTTTCGTGGTGTTATTTAGGGCTGAACTTTCTGAAACTCGGGATTCTGGGTTTCATTTGCGTTTTCTTTTGGTGAATTTGCTGGGGTGGTTTACTGGATTGATTAGTGGGTTGGGATTCCAAGTCCCCAAATTGCGGTCCGTTTGTTTGCATGGAGATTGGAGAGTAACAATGATTTCTGGGgaagatttttttattctttctttaatgGAGTATGTTCGGTTGACGAGaatggaaattttattttatttttgtctcgggtttgaattttatttatcagTCCCAGTCGTCATAACTCTCAAAGTTTATGTTTATGATGGAGTTTATGCTCACAAGGACACAGTAGAAGGTGCAAAGGAGCACACGGACATCACAAGTTTACTTCGTATCGGGGAGACATTGAAAACTAGGGAGGACACGTTTACGAG GTCAGTCGCTGCCAGGGTGCCAATGCGAAGCCCTTCAACTGGGGGCAGTTCGGGGGCATCCATGGGTATTGGCTGGGGTGGTCCAACAAAGGAGGATAATTGGAGAAAGTCCAGGGATCGTACTTCTACTCCTGGTTCAAGAACAG GACAAAATGATCACAGAAATGGCAGTGGCTGA
- the LOC122278306 gene encoding protein kinase and PP2C-like domain-containing protein isoform X2 has translation MLIVGAESVVYAATLYGRKVAVKKPILSTSEDIDKFHKELQLLCMLDHPGLATLVAAHAKPPNYMFFFEFYEHLNLAEKVHAEEWSPGIDQVLTITVRLAKALQYLHNLGIVHRDVKPANILLDKNLFPHLADFGLAEYQKDLKGVSVENWRSTGKPTGGFHKKNMVGTLIYMAPEILTKKIHTEKSDVYSFGISINELITGIVPYTDLRAEAQAHTVLEMNYTEQQLTAAVVSGGLRPVLAGPELGAPSSLLSLIQRCWDANPQSRPSFNDVVVELELILEHRKTAKDMTLGEAAGSHDDHLMDNINSLRTYQESINWSTQGEHFSRIASCDTESGLRVWLDNSNDPLAYYPVLSWGSFASCGRRETMEDTHFLMPHMCNEKDIHVFGIFDGHRGAAAAEFSARALPGFLQSFGSTSSPSKALLEAFVKTDVAFRDELDSYRKSKRGTQKDWHPGCTAVAALIVRSKLFVANAGDCRTVLCRAGHPIVLTKDHVASCFEERERVVNAGGQVKWQVDTWRVGPAALQVTRSIGDDDLKPAVTAEPEITETDLSGEDEFLVMASDGLWDVVSNSDVINIIRDTVKEPGMCAKRLATEAAERGSKDNITVIVVFLRPVSTAERIY, from the exons ATGCTGATCGTAGGGGCGGAGAGTGTTGTGTATGCAGCAACTTTGTATGGTAGAAAGGTTGCTGTGAAGAAACCCATCTTGTCTACTTCTGAAGACATTGACAAGTTCCATAAAGAGCTCCAGTTGttatg TATGCTAGATCATCCGGGATTAGCAACACTGGTTGCAGCGCATGCCAAGCCACCCAACTACATGTTCTTCTTCGAATTCTATGAACATCTGAATCTCGCAGAGAAAGTACATGCAGAAGAATGGAGTCCTGGTATCGATCAAGTGCTCACGATCACTGTCCGTTTAG CAAAGGCTTTGCAATATCTGCATAACCTCGGGATCGTACATAGGGATGTGAAACCAGCAAATATTCTT CTTGACAAAAACCTGTTTCCGCACCTAGCAGATTTTGGTTTGGCAGAATACCAAAAAGATTTGAAAGGCGTTTCTGTTGAGAACTGGAGATCAACTGGCAAGCCAACTGGTggttttcacaaaaaaaatatggttGGGACGCTCATATATATGGCACCTGAAATCTTAACGAAGAAGATCCATACAGAAAAATCAGATGTCTACAGTTTTGGCATATCAATCAA TGAGCTTATTACTGGCATTGTCCCATATACTGATCTTCGTGCAGAGGCACAG GCCCACACAGTGCTGGAGATGAACTATACTGAGCAGCAACTTACAGCAGCTGTGGTTTCTGGTGGATTGAGACCAGTACTTGCTGGTCCAGAGTTGGGTGCTCCATCAAGTCTCCTCTCACTGATACAGAGGTGCTGGGATGCAAATCCTCAGAGTAGACCTTCTTTCAATGACGTAGTTGTTGAACTTGAGTTGATTTTAGAACACAGAAAGACAGCAAAGGATATGACACTGGGTGAAGCTGCTGGTTCTCATGATGATCACCTAATGGACAACATCAACAGCCTCCGAACTTATCAAGAGAGTATCAACTGGTCCACACAGGGAGAACATTTCTCCCGGATAGCTTCTTGTGACACTGAATCTGGTTTGAGAGTCTGGCTTGATAATTCAAATGATCCTCTGGCATACTATCCTGTACTTTCTTGGGGGTCCTTTGCTTCATGTGGCCGAAGAGAAACCATGGAGGATACACATTTTCTTATGCCCCATATGTGCAACGAAAAGGATATCCATGTTTTTGGCATCTTTGATGGCCATAGAG GTGCAGCAGCTGCTGAGTTTTCTGCTCGAGCTTTGCCAGGATTCTTGCAAAGTTTTGGTTCCACGAGCAG TCCTTCAAAAGCATTATTGGAAGCATTCGTTAAGACAGATGTTGCATTTAGAGATGAGCTAGATTCTTATCGTAAATCCAAGAGAGGTACTCAGAAAGACTGGCATCCTGGTTGCACTGCAGTTGCTGCTCTTATAGTTAGAAGCAAGCTTTTTGTTGCTAATGCTGGTGATTGCCGGACAGTATTATGTCGGGCTGGTCACCCCATTGTTCTAACCAAG GATCATGTTGCTAGCTGCTTTGAGGAGAGAGAGCGTGTTGTTAATGCAGGAGGACAAGTCAAATGGCAAGTTGATACATGGAGGGTTGGTCCTGCTGCTCTCCAG GTCACTCGCTCCATCGGAGATGATGATCTGAAGCCTGCTGTAACTGCAGAACCTGAGATAACTGAAACAGATCTGTCTGGAGAGGATGAATTCTTG GTAATGGCTAGCGATGGACTCTGGGATGTTGTGAGCAACTCAGATGTTATAAACATAATTAGAGACACAGTCAAAGAGCCTGGAATGTGCGCCAAGAGATTGGCAACAGAGGCTGCAGAGCGAGGCAGCAAAGACAACATCACTGTAATTGTCGTCTTCCTGCGTCCTGTGTCTACTGCAGAGAGGATCTACTag